The Gossypium arboreum isolate Shixiya-1 chromosome 2, ASM2569848v2, whole genome shotgun sequence region TATATACTTAATATTTGAACAATGAACCACGCATTTATCAGTTTATTTCATCAAAGCTCGGCTGACATTTATATGGTATTAGCTGGATTTAAGCTACCACCTTTCAGACTTTGCAATGGATCAAGACAGAATTATTTTTCAcatctacaaaaaaaaaaaaaaaaaaaaaaagaagaagaagaagaagaaaagcttGTTTAAGAAGTCCATAAAGGCAAGGAAAAAGATAAAACTAAAAGAATCAATTTGAGAGCTCCTTTGCCTCCTTGGGAGTAGCACTAGAAGACTTGCAAATACAAAGGTAatcaaaaaagggaaaaaggaaaaaatttcaaataattgGTAATCTAAAAACTTCATACGTAACCACATGAAGAATGTACCATATAATGTACTATATATACCTAATATAACAATTAACTACTCATTTATTAGTTCATCAAGCTAAGCTAACATATATGTGAAAATAGAACGTTGATAATGACAATGAATggtaaagaaagagagaaaaatagaacacacagaattttacatggaaactctttcgggaaaaaaccacgagtAGAGGAGAAAAAAATTCACTATGTTAAATTGAAATGATACAAGAGGAGAGACGAttacatctatttataggtttaaaaattttattctaattaaagTCAAATAGAAGTAATTCAGTAAGATTAAAACACATCATTCTAATCAACATTAAATAGAGGAAGTAaacttctatatggattttactcgTACGGCCTTCGGCCTTAACCCTTGTAGATCCTTCTATCTTATCacttatatttattttaacaaGAATTTGAGTCACACAACTTCTAACTATTTATATAGTATAATATGTAAATTTAGACTATCaccttttcacctaaaaattggtTTCTCACGTCTCCCATTTCAATGGCAAGGATACTAGATAAGTTTGGGTGATGATATTTCCTCTCAAGTAATAGTAAAGGTTAATGAAATAAGGATTTAAAGGTCACGGCTACATAATTTTCCTCTTTATCTCTATGGTGGACCAATTGTACATGGAGCTAGTCCCTCCCTAGCCATTTACCATGCTTAATATCACCTTTAAACTTTACACTCAGCTTTTAAGTGATCTATTCATGGGTTGAATCGAactatagtttaatattaaattttttaaactctaaatttattaatttattttacttaaaaaatCCGTTTAActgttaaaaaattaataaattattacattataaaatttttattaaatttaaatttaaaaatatttctgaTCCACCCAAAACATTGAACAAACCCAACCCAATTCAGGCCGGCCTAATGTACTAAGCATTTTGTTTATCAGCAAATATTCACTCTAAATTTCCTCACTATTACCAATTCATTACATAATTAATCATAGGGTTTAATTACCATCTAACCGCTTTGTCCTTTCATGGTGATATTTGTATTTAAGTCCCTCCTATTTCACCACAATCCCAACTGAATCCTTGCTACAGTTTAATAATTATACTTCCATCAACTTAAATTACCTTGTTAAGTGTCACTTTAATTCTACAGTCCTTTTTCCGCAAATAATAATTACTTCCTCAAAAATTTTGGAACACCCGAAATTTCCAGAACGTTACAAATACAtatttattctttaaaaaaattaagttttttattCAACTGATTTTTTGAGTTTAACATTTTCACGAAATCTTTTTTTTGAGTATCACTAGAAGATGCTTAATTTTGTGTTGTACAATATTAAATTAAGATGATGTCTGCTCTAAGACAAATGACGACATATATTCTTGGTTGGGTGGGGATAGGTCATAATGATgtgtaaatatataatattaaagttTAGAGGTGTTCATAGGCCGAATCAGACTTAACTAAAAATTTTGGCTCATTTATTAGACTCGGGTCCGATCCCACTTTAAAAATAggcttaaaattttatccaagtcCGACTcagataaaatgttaaaatttaggcccaatttggcccctgtattaatttttatattattttatataattttaaatatatatataatacatcaaaactactaaaaatatcaaaataaatatttttaacaaattgaaaataaattttacaaaaaatatgtatacttaaataacaataagataaatacaacttaacaaacaaatgcctctaaaataataacaaaattaacaaatgccttcaaaataataacaaaattaacaataacataaattttatacaatatccaaacaataacaataaaatagtagcaacataatagtaaaatggtagcaaaataggagaaaataacaagaaaataatattaaaaaaagcaAATCTTTTTGTGCTAGTGAATTCATGCCGGGCTAAAATACTTTACTAGAGGCTTAACCTGATTTTTAAATAGACTTTTTTTTATCTAAACTCATTTTTCGAgcttatatttttattcaaatattcTCACATTTTGAGTGGAATTTTGGGTACGAGCAATTCTAGTCATAATGTTGTGGTTATATGATATAATATTAAGGTTGGGCAGCTGATTGAAGCATTTCAAATTTTCTACTAAGTTGTACTATGAAACGGGGACCAaattgatgtgtatatattaccTTAAGAATCATCATTTTTTTTACGACCAAAAtaaagttttatttaaaaaataaattaatctatTTATACAGTCGAACCTTCTTAGTGGCTCGATTAGCCACCAGTCTTGTCACTGCTACCGTCCACTTTAATCCAACTAAGGTCGATGCAGCAAGCTTTTCCTTGTATGAATTGGCGAAAGTGCTTCTTTTACTGACTCCATTAATCGAAAATGTTGATGATGCAATACTTTGTATAATTTCTTTTGGAGATTAGTTTCATGATGGTAAGCAATCTACAACAGTGGTCCATGGGAGCAAACACCGTATCTTCCTGGATATTTATATCAATCATGTCATATCATTTTTTTGTTTAAGTAGGTTCTATCCTTGGTTTTATTCATATCTCACATCATTTTCCAGGTTTTATAGTTTAATTTATGTTCTCCATCACTAAAGTAATTGTGCATTGACTGTGTTGGAAgggtaataaaaataaatcaaatactaatttttttattacgtacaaataaacataatataaactctctctttttttctttctatacTAACTGCTGCTAGTTTTTCCTCTATAACTCACAacacttttctttctttcttttttttccctcAAGCTCACTAACTTTTTCAGCACACTCATTCATTCTTCATAATACTacttaaatatttataaacatAGTAAACCGACAAACTTTATCATGCCTTGCGGTACAAGACTATTCAAGCTGCTGCCATTATCATTATCCTTTGtccttgatttttcatgaaattttcaacATGATAAGCTTTATCATTTCTGCAGGCCACTTTGTAATTCACTGTCAAACCACGTTTCCATGAGGTTGAAAGCTGCAATTTTTTACTTTGAAAATCGGTTTGTTTTCTAGCAGACTGGACCACTTCAGAGATGGCTCAAGTATTAGATGCCAGTTAATAGTATTTCACCTCATGAATGCCATGGAAATGAAACTGATATATTGATAAATACTGCATTAGAAGGGTTAAAGGTCAGTTAGAAAATGGTAGAGAATATATCTATCTATCTATGTATAATGACTGCAACATTAATTCCTGATAGAATCCGAACCAAAATGGGATTTTCAGTGGGAACTTATGCCCCTTTCAGATGGATTCATACTGTTTTGCATATTTCGAGCACCTCATCATATGATATATATTTTATCATAGTAGCAAACTTTGCACTCTTTGTATCTTTATTAGGCAACATAAAAAAGAGAGATACATGGATATAGACGCTGCATGCATCACCAGAAAACACTCCTAATAACACAGCATACAACAGATTACAATCAAATAGAGGGAAATGGATTAAGCCTGGCTACTGGGAAACAAATCAAGTCATTTGCCCTAAGTAGAGTCATCCCATTCTTCTCTTCCATGTCAACGTTGCCAGCACCATCCCCAAGCTTCCATTCAAAGCACTGTATCATACAACCAAGGACAGTTGATACAATGCTGAGTGCTAGTGCAGCACCAGGACAGCTTCTTCTTCCACTCCCAAATGGCAAAAGATTAAAATCGTTTCCCATCACATCTAACATCCATGGACTCCTCGCTTGCCATTCTTCACTGTTAAGAAACCTCTCTGGTCGGAACTCACGGTGGTTCTTCCACTGTTTTGGGTTTCTTCCAAGTGACCATACATTAACATACAGACGAGTATCTGCTGGGATTTCATAACCAGCAATAACACAAGATTTAGTTGATTCTCTTACAATAAATGGTCCACTGGGATGAAGCCTTAGTGTTTCTTTCACTATAGCTTGTAAGTAAGGCAAGTTGCCAACATCTGATTCCTCTAATATTCTCTTCTTCCCAACAACACAATCGATTTCCTCTCTTGCTTTCTCCATAACGTCTGGGTTATTAAGTATCTCTGCAAGTCCCCATCCCATTGTTGTTGATGATGTATCAGTGCCAGCCCCAAATAAATTCTGCAAATACATCAAAGCATACAAAATAAAGGCACATGAAACAAATTACAACACTATATGTGCATAtgaaacataccaaaatgaaagcCTTGACGTTTTCCCTTGTTAATTTGACCTCTGAGCTCTCATCTTCATAAACATCAAGCAAAATATCGAGTAAATCTTTCACTTCATCACCACTTTCattccttttcttccttttcttcctttcttcttCATGCTCTTTTATGATTCTTTCCATCATTGTATCATACCGGTGCCGAACTTCCAGTAGTCTTTTCTTAAAACCCTGCAAATCCAAGTTCTTACAAAACCAAATAATATCAGCTAAATTAAACTTTGTGCCAAGGTCATTCATCTCTCTCATCATTTTCCTTATTTCGTCAGCTTTGTTCGCGTCACTAGAACATCGATGACTGACCGTCATTCTGGATATTGTGTTATTGGTCAATGTCATAAGCTCAGCTACAACATCAACAGATCCTCCTATTTCAGCTTTGTTTTTGATCATTTTGAGAAATGACCTTATCTCTTCACGTCTAATTGGAAGGAGCTTCTCTAATGTCCGGGGACCAAGTACTTCAGACATGCAAAGCTTTTTCATCAACTTCCAACGTGGTCCATACGGCGCGGTCGAAAAATCAGACGTGCCATAGGTAAGGTAATCGAAGTTGGCCATTTTAGGGCGGTCCAAATAAGATGTTTCATTAGTTCTAAGGAATTCTTCTGCTATTTCCGGAGATGAAACAACGACACAATGTTTGGAGCCGAGGTAGAAGGATACTATTGGTCCATAGCGGGTTGAGAGCTTGTGAAGACCTCGGTGTGGTATAGGGCGAAGAAGGTGGAGATGTCCGATGATCGGTAAGGCTGGAGGGCTCGGTGGCCGTCGGCCCTTTGCCCGAGTCTTCACAAAGATGGCTAGGAACAAGAAAATGGTTGCTAGGCATATTGTGACAAGTATAGCATGATCTCCTACATCAGCCATAGTTTGAACTTGTGAAAGATAAAAGAACTGATCCTATGGAGCTATTGCAGGGTGATAAAGAAGGGATGCTTATACATAAATAAAGATTGTGAATTATGATCTTGggattttctattaaaattgtaACCACCGGTGTATAATTACAAAcacaataaaattataaatatatatttcaataaatataagtttaattaaatcaatacaaagcacgatataaaataatcaaaatttatacacaataattatatattataagaATAAAAGCGTCCCTTAAATTTTAAAGTAAACAAGAGTTAATTGTTTaaacatttctttatttttagtttttaatttaaaagttaTACAACAACAttcaatttctttaaaatttttattttaaatttaactaCATAAGATATGACGTGTcatttaatggttttaatatcAAAAGGACTTTATTGACATAACAACAATAGTTTAAGAATGTAATAGAATGTTCTGAAATTTGAAGATTAATTTAAAATGAAGATCATAATTTGAAATTTGAGATGTTGGATATGTTGAGTGCAATTAAtttaataaacaataataatttaatttataataaaatgaaatttaataattaataatattatattatatatgcagcACCATAGCTCTGTCCTATGTCACTAGTTAAATTACAAAAGTgtgataataattaaaatatgctTGATAGGAAAATGAGTTGGGGCATGGGGCAACTAATGTATGTAGTTAGAGAGATATGTATTGTATTTAATTATTCTTGGAtttaaaatagagaaataaaaataatataattatttcatattaaTATCTTTAAAAATATTGAAGTTGTTGAGAAATTGTTAATTTGGTTGTAACTTTGACAGGATATGTAAAAGAAAATTAGAATAATCAAATACACGAAGTTGTTTAAGCAATTTAGTTTAACAACTTACTTTTATAATTTCTTGTTCATTAAGAAATTCATTAGGAGTGAGAATAGCtcggttcaattttttttttcaattttttcgaaCTAAATCGGGGTATTCAATTTTTTCATTTTCTGAACTAATGGACATATGAAACCGATTAGTAAATTTGGTTAGATTTGATTTGGTTCAGGTTTTGAGTTTTCATATTGTTTTTGGGCCTTGAACCTTTGAACTTAAATTAGATAAAACTATCTTCGGTTTTGAACTTTTCTACTTTAATTTGATAAacttgtttttgttttatgtttcttagactatttgaattttttttcattttatctaaaaataatcatttataaaatttataattataaatatttattaaaatccaATTAACATTAATTTAACCTCTTAATTTCACTAAACATAAAAACTCAAATATATTTCCCAACAAAACATAAACAACTAAACCCAAATAAAAATGGTCACAAATTTGTTAAACCAATATTTGTCAATGAATTGTGAAATTAGTGCTCAAAAGAATCAAGGAACAATGTGAAATAAAGCAAATGACTTTGGAAGATTGAGGCTAAATTAGATTTAggagttttttttatttaattataaaatatgttaaaatataataattaatctaTATTTAAGATTTAGAAATAATTAGTTTTGTATTGAGTTTTAGatgaatttatatattaaaaattggatttaaaaaatttaattttagatttttggAGTTTAATGGAATAAACTGAAATTAAATTGAATCGAATGAcattatctaattaaatttgaactgaattataaataaataaataactcaaattaaatcaaattgttGGTTCAACTCTGTTACTCAATTTGGTCAGATTTTTGTTCAGCCTTAAAATCTACTATAAATTCTCAATAAAGCTATGATTTAAGCCCAACCAATCTTAGATTGTTGCATCTTACTCTTGTACATGTACAATAAATTGATAAAACAACTCTATTAATACATGTAATTACACTCATAAAATGTCTCTTAAATGAACTGAGTTTGTGCATCAATGCTAAATGATAGTACTTCAATATAAAAGTTTTACAAATATCACTTCAAATAAGCTTAAAAGGATCAAACTCGATCTTCATAATCAATCTCAATATATAAAATATCAcccatatatataaattatctttaaaataatatataaagtcAACCCTTTAAAAATATATCTCAATCTCTTTAAAAGCATATCTCTAAAAATAAGGATTGTTAATCCTTGAACATTCTAGACTTTAACACAATTTTATTTCCTTTAATAGGGTATAATAATTATatcctaatttttttaaaaaaaatattttatttagtgAAATGGAAATGAAAGAAACCAGGCATAGGAGGATAGACTAAACCTCAAGCCAATAAGGGTTACCCCATACACCAAATTTATTATCCAAGCTATCCCCAACAATAGGACTAAAAGAAACTGCAAACAAAACATAACTTAAACAAGGAAGGATATGATCTAAGTTGCATGATGTGTATATAATAAAGCTGCCCGAGCAAAAGAATGAGCGACCTTATTAGTACTTCATCGAGTCCTGTTATAGAATGAGGTTTACGCATGTGATTAATGTGTGGATTAGGTGGTTAGGCAGTTAGTGAGCTGGTAATTTGTTAAAGGGTCTCTCAAGTGTATATATACATGTGTTTGGGCACTATTCAAAGTAAGCAAAGATTAATTGAATCTGAATGAAGATTACCTTCTAATTCTCTATAACCATTCGGTAGAGAAATTCACTAGTTTTCCAGGTTCTCATCAAGTCCAATGGAAGGACACTTCATAACGCTGATTTTTCAAAACAATGCAATCACCAATAACCATACCAAATTCAGATAGACTTACTGAGGAGCTTACCAAAGCATTACAAACTATCAAGTTATCTACTTCAACAACAATCTTATCTAGTTGCAACCTTTTAACCTAACACAAAGCCTCGGTAATATATGGCTCCAATAGCCCCGATCTATGGCCTGAAATAGTTGCAACAAAATGGCCAGTATCAACTCCAAAAATCACTGCAAAACTCAAAGCTTCTTCAGTCTGAAAGGTTGCGACATCAGTATTACATTTACACCACCCCGGTTCTGGAGGCATCCAAACAATACCAGTATCCAGTCCCTGGTGTTCATGATTAAGAAGTCGACGGCTGTTGAATCCTGCCAATTTTGCATGCAATTATTAAACATCGGCCAAAGCTGATAACATAAAATATCCTATTGCCACCAAAGAAGCATGTTGCGATAGAACCACAAGCACCACAAATAAGCGAGCAGATGATGACTAATCGTACCATGCCTACCCTCCAAACACTCTACAATGAAGCTCACAACTGAGACATTATCGACTGTAACACCCAAATCATCCCATGCCTTCCGAGCCTCAAAACAATAAAGTAAAGCATGATCTATTATTTCAATCTTACAACACCAGTAGCAAGTTTCGATCTTCAAGCCTCACATTGCTAATAAAACCTTACAAGGGATAAAATTTCGCAGCATTCTCCAACAAAATTGCTTTACTTTTGGAGGCAGCACATTACTCCAAACCGAAATTCAATGCCCATCCACTGTTAAATTTGTGATAtttgtgagagacacggcctagaacacgagcgtgtgccttggccatatgaaacctgcacctaatttgtaaaaatttaatttaccacacagcctagcacacggccgtgtggtataatttagagagttacacaaggtCGAACACGGCTTGCAGCATGGGCGTGTGTGCCTTTCAtcctagaaaattttaaaaatttagtgaaaaattctctgagttctcgatttagtctctactcgaatctaatactcatattgggTCTGAAGGGTTCATTTAAAGGACGTTAAGATAATCTCTGAAAATAAATAGTAATtgacatgaattatctgtaaactctggtaatgctccgtaaccctgttccggcgacggatacgggttaagggtgttacaatatttgtAAGCATCTCGACAACAAATCGATACCCTGATTTAACTGTGTAGGTACCATTGCTTTCAAGATTCCATATCCATTTGTTAAGTGACTTACTCATGTCAATAGGGATGCGTAAAAATTTTGAAACATCAGTTGGCGCAAACAATCCCCAAACCAAATCAACATCCTAATCCTTCCCTTGATCATTTAAAAGAGCATTAGCGATGAGGTTTTCcatgttgggaaatgtgcccatattgtagtaaacattaaattattttctatgtatttgaacgatgaataaataaataaaattaatttctaatttcaatattatatcttttgtatttctgtctttcatgtttttcatatatagtgaaattgtgataaTAAAATGTTATCTCATTGATTTTCTAAGTTCAAATTAATGATAAGTGGCACTataagaatgtttacattgcgagaaatacaacttacttcaatagatgatctaaacaagtctgtaatacagtaaaagaatcaaagtaagCATATACTCAGAAGGTTATTATGTCATCTAAAATTCCAATAAGGGAGATGAACAGTCTTGGCTATCAAAGTAGTTGAATCCACAGGTAAAGACATAAATGTACTCATTGGAAGGATAATATATTGTACTAGACCCAAGTTGAATTAATTCTgtccatttgtgaattaatttatTTGTGACGTTTATGATGTgacttacctaaatcctgagttaatCACTGACCATgagtatgtaactcatgtgctttgatataagtggaggcttatgctttaAAAATAATCAAGCCGATAACCAGtttgttgggtacatgacttgtgtatgacatAACTTTACTAGTAACAATGAAATTCAAAGATcgattaaagagttaacgatatcctcTTATTGGTAttatgtggattgataaatatgaaacgtGGTTATAGGTTGCTTATTTtcaaacgagcaatttatcacagtcattagtTGATAGTGataatattaatcattaagaagacacaatggtgacaatatgataaaataaaattgtattaaGTGAATGTGTTTAACTCAaaagaatcaaggatatcatatgagggtaacacacatggcgaggtcattggacaaagcagttgaATAAAttttgtcacatcccaa contains the following coding sequences:
- the LOC108466620 gene encoding 3,9-dihydroxypterocarpan 6A-monooxygenase-like, with the translated sequence MADVGDHAILVTICLATIFLFLAIFVKTRAKGRRPPSPPALPIIGHLHLLRPIPHRGLHKLSTRYGPIVSFYLGSKHCVVVSSPEIAEEFLRTNETSYLDRPKMANFDYLTYGTSDFSTAPYGPRWKLMKKLCMSEVLGPRTLEKLLPIRREEIRSFLKMIKNKAEIGGSVDVVAELMTLTNNTISRMTVSHRCSSDANKADEIRKMMREMNDLGTKFNLADIIWFCKNLDLQGFKKRLLEVRHRYDTMMERIIKEHEEERKKRKKRNESGDEVKDLLDILLDVYEDESSEVKLTRENVKAFILNLFGAGTDTSSTTMGWGLAEILNNPDVMEKAREEIDCVVGKKRILEESDVGNLPYLQAIVKETLRLHPSGPFIVRESTKSCVIAGYEIPADTRLYVNVWSLGRNPKQWKNHREFRPERFLNSEEWQARSPWMLDVMGNDFNLLPFGSGRRSCPGAALALSIVSTVLGCMIQCFEWKLGDGAGNVDMEEKNGMTLLRANDLICFPVARLNPFPSI